The proteins below come from a single Pseudomonas sp. MYb118 genomic window:
- a CDS encoding enoyl-CoA hydratase-related protein has protein sequence MKPTVLIERQEAIAIVTLSHPGKMNALTLSMWQDLGDVMTELSADLSVRCVVLRGAGEQAFAAGADVGEFPAVRANPAQARHYAEVTSAAMRAVADCPHPVIAMIHGVCVGGGLEIAALCDLRICGTSSRFGAPVGKLGLVMSYDEMAGLVALAGRSTTLEILLEGRILDAQDAYVKNLVTRVVADAEVQAETLATARRISQGAPLVARWHRQAARQLEAGVPPTVEQIDDSYACYDSNDFQTGLNAFIAKTKPQFEGK, from the coding sequence ATGAAGCCCACCGTCCTTATCGAACGGCAAGAAGCCATTGCCATCGTCACCCTAAGCCATCCGGGCAAGATGAACGCCCTCACCCTGTCCATGTGGCAGGACCTGGGTGATGTCATGACCGAACTGTCCGCCGACCTCAGCGTGCGCTGCGTCGTGTTGCGCGGCGCCGGCGAACAGGCCTTCGCCGCCGGCGCCGACGTCGGTGAATTCCCCGCGGTACGCGCCAACCCGGCCCAGGCCCGCCACTACGCCGAAGTGACGTCGGCCGCCATGCGTGCGGTCGCCGACTGCCCGCACCCGGTGATCGCGATGATCCACGGCGTGTGTGTCGGTGGCGGCCTGGAAATCGCCGCCCTGTGCGACCTGCGCATCTGTGGCACGTCCAGCCGCTTCGGCGCGCCGGTCGGCAAGCTCGGGCTGGTCATGTCCTACGACGAAATGGCCGGGCTGGTGGCGCTCGCCGGACGCTCGACGACCCTGGAGATCCTGCTCGAAGGGCGGATCCTCGATGCCCAGGACGCCTACGTGAAAAACCTCGTGACCCGCGTCGTCGCCGATGCCGAGGTGCAGGCCGAAACGCTCGCCACCGCCCGGCGCATCAGCCAGGGCGCGCCACTGGTTGCCCGCTGGCATCGCCAGGCAGCGCGACAACTGGAGGCCGGCGTGCCCCCCACCGTCGAGCAGATCGACGACAGCTACGCCTGCTATGACAGCAACGATTTCCAGACTGGCCTGAACGCGTTCATCGCCAAGACCAAACCACAATTCGAGGGCAAATGA
- a CDS encoding iron-containing alcohol dehydrogenase translates to MSLINYITKIQFGYDSLQHLAAEAERAGITRPLIVTDVGVRNAGIVDKVIAALGADRAPTIFDATPPNPNEHAVREAVAHYHQGECNGIIAVGGGSSIDLAKGVAVCATHDGPLQSFAVIEGGLDRITAATAPLIAIPTTAGTGSEVGRGAILILDDGRKVGVISPYVVPRVAICDPELTLGLPAMLTAATGMDAIAHCIETFMAPAFNPAADGIALDGLRRAWEHIERATAEPGDREARMNMMSASMQGALAFQKGLGCVHSLSHALGGINPKLHHGTLNAIFLPAVVDFNADAPTVRDERKLERLRHAMGLAADADIGLAIEDLTRRLGLPTRLSQIGVDPSLFAGIVEGALHDHSHKTNPREASGADYLSMLEQSL, encoded by the coding sequence ATGTCACTCATCAATTACATCACCAAAATCCAGTTCGGCTATGACAGCCTGCAACACCTGGCGGCAGAAGCCGAACGTGCCGGCATCACCCGCCCCCTGATCGTCACCGACGTCGGCGTGCGCAACGCCGGGATCGTCGACAAAGTCATCGCCGCCCTGGGCGCCGACCGTGCCCCGACGATTTTCGACGCCACCCCGCCCAACCCGAACGAACACGCCGTGCGTGAAGCCGTGGCGCACTACCACCAGGGCGAGTGCAACGGCATCATCGCCGTCGGCGGTGGTTCCTCCATCGACCTGGCCAAGGGCGTGGCCGTCTGCGCCACCCACGACGGCCCGCTGCAAAGCTTTGCCGTCATCGAAGGCGGCCTGGATCGCATCACCGCCGCCACCGCCCCGTTGATTGCAATCCCGACCACCGCGGGCACCGGCAGCGAAGTCGGGCGCGGCGCCATCCTGATTCTCGACGACGGGCGCAAGGTCGGTGTGATCTCCCCCTATGTCGTGCCCCGGGTGGCCATCTGCGATCCAGAACTGACCCTGGGCCTGCCGGCCATGCTGACCGCCGCCACCGGCATGGACGCGATTGCCCACTGCATCGAGACCTTCATGGCCCCGGCCTTCAACCCCGCCGCCGACGGCATCGCCCTCGACGGCTTGCGCCGGGCCTGGGAACACATCGAGCGCGCCACCGCCGAACCCGGCGACCGCGAAGCGCGGATGAACATGATGAGCGCGTCGATGCAGGGCGCACTGGCGTTCCAGAAAGGCCTGGGGTGCGTGCACAGCCTGTCCCACGCCCTGGGCGGGATCAATCCGAAGCTGCACCACGGCACCTTGAACGCGATTTTCCTGCCGGCGGTGGTCGACTTCAACGCCGACGCCCCGACCGTGCGTGACGAACGCAAGCTCGAACGCCTGCGCCACGCCATGGGCCTCGCGGCCGACGCCGACATCGGCCTGGCCATCGAGGACCTGACCCGACGCCTGGGCCTGCCGACCCGCCTGAGCCAGATCGGGGTGGACCCGAGCCTGTTCGCCGGCATCGTCGAAGGCGCCCTGCACGATCACAGCCACAAGACCAACCCACGCGAAGCGTCCGGCGCGGACTACCTGTCGATGCTTGAACAATCGCTGTAA
- a CDS encoding LysR family transcriptional regulator encodes MTPSLNSIMSRLHIKQLRLLIALDEHGSLLGAAKQVALTQPGASKALQEIETTFGTSLFTRTNRGLEPNDAGRSVIRYARLIQTDLAHLREEIIGIMSGEGGRVSVGTIMGAVPLLTTAISRVIADHPKLSIEIVEDTSAALLSQLDAGRLDLAICRTTISNTPYLYESATFVEETLAVIASTQHPFAYARQLSLKDLVDYRWVVYRANMPMRLLLEREFHEADLRFPVHLLETTSAFATLSLLQENPTLVALVSTDVAKFCSGYGFTTTLPLPITSRSEPYELVSRKGVPDSPAARLLREALLNPA; translated from the coding sequence ATGACGCCCTCACTGAACTCGATCATGTCCCGCCTGCACATCAAGCAACTGCGTTTGCTGATTGCCCTTGATGAACACGGCTCCTTGCTCGGCGCGGCCAAACAGGTCGCGCTGACCCAACCTGGCGCCAGCAAGGCGCTGCAGGAAATTGAAACCACCTTCGGTACCTCGTTGTTCACCCGCACTAACCGCGGGCTTGAACCCAACGATGCCGGGCGCTCGGTCATCCGCTACGCGCGCCTGATCCAGACCGACCTGGCGCACCTGCGCGAAGAGATCATCGGCATCATGAGCGGCGAGGGCGGGCGCGTGTCGGTCGGCACCATCATGGGCGCCGTGCCGTTGCTGACCACGGCCATCAGCCGGGTGATCGCCGACCACCCCAAGCTGTCCATCGAGATCGTCGAGGACACCAGCGCCGCGCTGCTCAGCCAGCTCGATGCCGGGCGCCTGGACCTGGCGATCTGCCGCACCACCATCAGCAACACCCCCTACCTGTACGAAAGCGCCACGTTCGTCGAAGAAACCCTGGCGGTGATCGCCAGTACCCAGCACCCGTTCGCCTATGCCCGACAGTTATCGCTCAAGGACCTGGTGGATTACCGTTGGGTCGTCTACCGCGCCAACATGCCGATGCGCCTGCTGCTGGAGCGCGAGTTCCATGAGGCGGACCTGCGTTTTCCGGTGCACCTGCTGGAAACCACCTCGGCCTTCGCCACCCTGTCGCTGTTGCAGGAAAACCCGACTCTGGTCGCGCTGGTCTCGACCGACGTGGCGAAGTTCTGCTCCGGCTACGGCTTCACCACCACGCTGCCGCTGCCCATCACCTCGCGCAGCGAACCCTATGAACTGGTGTCGCGCAAAGGCGTGCCGGACTCACCGGCGGCGCGGCTGCTGCGCGAGGCGCTGCTCAATCCCGCGTGA
- a CDS encoding PQQ-dependent sugar dehydrogenase, producing MTVSRRLALLMTTAALLAACGESSKLPPQASVGPSPQLPEPTTSLIPTLKVSKAVGWSDGEMPKAPAGFKVTALAEHLDHPRWVYLLPNGDVLVAESNHPPMPEGATDGGSGPLAWARRTAMGIVMGRVGADAPSANRITLLRDADGDGRAELRTVFMSGLTSPFGMALVGDELFIANADALVKVPYHEGQTEISATPVKVTDLPAGINHHWTKNVLANPEGTKLYVTVGSNSNVGENGLEAEEGRAAIWEVDVRSADKRLFASGLRNPNGMAWKPGSKQLWTVVNERDEIGSDLVPDYLTSVQDGAFYGWPWSYYGNHVDVRVQPPRPDKVAQALAPDYALGTHVAPLGLAFSDARGMPTAFANGAFIGEHGSWNRNPQAGYKVVFVPFSDGQPAALPVDFLTGFLNADGEAQGRPVGVMLDRSGALLVADDVGNTIWRVAATSAH from the coding sequence ATGACTGTCTCCCGCCGACTGGCGCTCCTGATGACCACGGCTGCGCTGCTCGCCGCCTGTGGCGAATCGTCCAAACTGCCGCCCCAGGCCAGTGTCGGCCCGAGCCCGCAACTGCCCGAACCGACCACCTCGCTGATCCCCACGCTGAAGGTGTCCAAGGCGGTCGGCTGGTCGGACGGCGAGATGCCCAAGGCCCCGGCCGGGTTCAAGGTGACGGCGCTGGCCGAGCACCTGGATCACCCGCGCTGGGTGTACCTGCTGCCCAATGGCGACGTGCTGGTTGCCGAAAGCAATCACCCGCCGATGCCTGAAGGCGCCACCGATGGCGGCAGCGGCCCGCTGGCCTGGGCGCGCCGCACGGCGATGGGGATCGTGATGGGACGGGTCGGTGCCGATGCGCCCAGCGCCAACCGCATTACCCTGCTGCGCGACGCCGACGGTGATGGTCGCGCGGAACTGCGTACGGTATTCATGAGCGGGCTGACGTCGCCGTTCGGCATGGCGCTGGTGGGGGACGAACTGTTCATCGCCAACGCCGATGCGCTGGTCAAGGTGCCCTACCATGAAGGGCAAACCGAAATCAGCGCGACCCCGGTCAAGGTCACCGACCTGCCGGCAGGCATCAACCACCACTGGACCAAGAACGTGCTGGCCAACCCCGAGGGCACCAAGCTCTACGTCACGGTCGGCTCCAACAGCAATGTTGGTGAAAACGGCCTGGAGGCCGAAGAGGGGCGGGCGGCGATCTGGGAAGTTGACGTCAGGAGCGCCGACAAGCGCCTGTTCGCCAGTGGCCTGCGCAACCCCAACGGCATGGCCTGGAAGCCCGGTTCCAAACAGTTGTGGACGGTGGTCAACGAGCGCGACGAAATCGGCAGCGACCTGGTGCCGGACTACCTGACGTCGGTGCAGGATGGTGCGTTCTACGGCTGGCCGTGGAGCTATTACGGCAATCATGTCGACGTGCGCGTGCAACCGCCGCGGCCGGACAAGGTGGCCCAGGCCCTCGCCCCGGATTACGCACTGGGCACCCACGTGGCTCCGCTGGGCCTGGCGTTTTCCGATGCGCGCGGCATGCCGACGGCGTTTGCCAATGGCGCGTTCATCGGCGAACACGGCTCCTGGAACCGCAACCCGCAGGCCGGCTACAAGGTGGTGTTCGTGCCGTTCAGCGACGGCCAGCCTGCGGCGCTGCCGGTGGACTTCCTGACCGGTTTCCTCAATGCCGACGGCGAGGCCCAGGGCCGGCCGGTGGGGGTGATGCTCGATCGCAGCGGAGCATTGCTGGTGGCCGATGACGTCGGCAACACGATCTGGCGCGTGGCGGCGACCTCGGCTCACTGA
- a CDS encoding Lrp/AsnC family transcriptional regulator, whose product MSAINHRNKAATPTPEPLALDRIDRAILKTLQRDASISNVALADKVKLSAPACLRRVERLKQAGLIKGIVALLDSEALDAGMVVLIGVVLDRSTPESFAAFEEAAQKVSGCMECHVVTGEFDYFMLLRTKDSNSFNRLHAEQLLYLPGVRQIRSFMGLRNVLSTTQIPL is encoded by the coding sequence ATGAGCGCAATAAATCATCGCAACAAAGCCGCCACGCCAACGCCGGAGCCGCTCGCGCTGGATCGCATCGACCGCGCCATTCTCAAGACGCTGCAACGCGACGCTTCGATCTCCAATGTGGCCCTGGCGGACAAGGTCAAACTCAGCGCGCCGGCCTGCCTGCGGCGAGTCGAACGCCTCAAGCAGGCGGGGCTGATCAAGGGCATCGTCGCCTTGCTCGACAGCGAAGCGCTGGATGCGGGGATGGTGGTGCTGATCGGCGTGGTGCTGGACCGCTCGACCCCGGAATCCTTCGCCGCCTTCGAAGAAGCGGCGCAAAAGGTCTCCGGTTGCATGGAGTGCCATGTGGTGACGGGGGAGTTCGACTACTTCATGTTGCTGCGCACCAAGGACAGCAACAGCTTCAACCGGCTGCACGCCGAGCAGTTGCTGTACTTGCCCGGCGTGCGGCAGATTCGTTCGTTCATGGGCCTGCGTAACGTGCTGTCGACGACCCAGATCCCGCTCTGA
- a CDS encoding 1-aminocyclopropane-1-carboxylate deaminase: protein MNLNQFKRYPLTFGPSPITPLKRLSEHLGGKVELYAKREDCNSGLAFGGNKTRKLEYLIPEAIEQGCDTLVSIGGIQSNQTRQVAAVAAHLGMKCVLVQENWVNYSDAVYDRVGNIEMSRIMGADVRLDAAGFDIGIRPSWEKAMSDVKERGGKPFPIPAGCSEHPYGGLGFVGFAEEVRQQEQELGFKFDYIVVCSVTGSTQAGMVVGFAADGRSKNVIGIDASAKPAQTKAQILRIARHTAELVDLGREITEEDVVLDTRFAHPEYGLPNEGTLEAIRLCGRLEGVLTDPVYEGKSMHGMIEMVRRGEFPEGSKVLYAHLGGVPALNAYSFLFRNG from the coding sequence ATGAACCTGAATCAATTCAAGCGCTACCCGTTGACCTTCGGTCCTTCGCCCATCACCCCCTTGAAACGTCTCAGCGAACACCTGGGTGGCAAGGTCGAGTTGTATGCCAAGCGCGAGGACTGCAACAGCGGCCTGGCCTTCGGCGGCAACAAGACCCGCAAGCTTGAATACCTGATCCCGGAGGCCATCGAGCAGGGCTGCGACACCCTGGTGTCGATCGGCGGCATCCAGTCGAACCAGACCCGTCAGGTGGCAGCCGTTGCCGCGCACCTGGGCATGAAATGCGTGCTGGTCCAGGAGAACTGGGTGAACTACTCCGACGCCGTGTACGACCGCGTCGGCAATATCGAAATGTCGCGGATCATGGGCGCCGATGTGCGCCTGGACGCGGCCGGTTTCGACATCGGCATTCGCCCCAGCTGGGAGAAGGCCATGAGCGACGTCAAGGAGCGCGGTGGCAAGCCGTTCCCGATTCCCGCCGGTTGTTCCGAACACCCTTACGGCGGCCTCGGCTTCGTCGGTTTCGCCGAGGAAGTGCGCCAGCAGGAGCAGGAGCTGGGCTTCAAGTTCGACTACATCGTGGTGTGCTCGGTGACCGGCAGTACCCAGGCGGGCATGGTGGTGGGGTTCGCCGCTGACGGTCGCTCGAAGAACGTCATCGGCATCGACGCTTCGGCCAAGCCGGCGCAGACCAAGGCGCAGATCCTGCGCATCGCCCGGCACACCGCCGAGCTGGTGGACCTGGGCCGGGAAATCACCGAGGAAGACGTGGTCCTCGACACCCGTTTCGCCCACCCCGAATACGGCCTGCCCAACGAAGGTACCCTGGAAGCGATCCGCCTGTGCGGCCGACTGGAAGGGGTGCTGACCGACCCGGTGTACGAAGGCAAATCCATGCACGGGATGATCGAGATGGTCCGCCGTGGCGAATTCCCCGAAGGCTCGAAAGTGCTGTACGCACATCTGGGCGGGGTGCCGGCGCTGAATGCCTACAGCTTCCTGTTCCGTAACGGCTGA
- a CDS encoding transketolase, which yields MQARSQSAIWIKEPSADAGVVIVTSAALPKAMIDQLHMAIDDWDQVAYLVVTHSRQLMLDWLRVGSSPERSALTPDSDAFQLLRHVARGSFLLDVETGAEPGLTWLGSVCGHPLRVVDLGTVALSGEGMDRQIEDVLAATRHLAKSLLQERCTL from the coding sequence ATGCAGGCGAGATCGCAATCCGCAATCTGGATCAAGGAGCCTTCGGCGGACGCCGGGGTGGTCATCGTCACCAGCGCCGCGTTGCCCAAGGCCATGATCGACCAGTTGCACATGGCCATTGATGACTGGGACCAGGTGGCTTACCTGGTCGTCACGCACTCACGGCAATTGATGCTCGACTGGCTGCGGGTGGGCTCCAGTCCCGAGCGCTCGGCGCTGACGCCGGACAGTGATGCCTTTCAGCTGCTGCGCCACGTCGCCAGGGGCAGTTTTTTGCTGGACGTCGAGACCGGCGCCGAACCGGGCCTGACCTGGCTGGGGTCGGTGTGCGGCCATCCGTTGCGCGTGGTCGACCTGGGCACTGTTGCGCTGTCCGGTGAAGGAATGGATCGACAGATCGAAGACGTGCTGGCGGCAACCCGGCACCTGGCGAAAAGCCTGTTGCAGGAACGCTGCACCCTGTAG
- the mdeB gene encoding alpha-ketoglutarate dehydrogenase: MNPSDLQALFPGQTPQDAEELMEWREALQSVIAHGGAGQAKQIMDMLVTLASTAEIGWRPRHGTPYINTISVEQQPVFPGDLAMEERLASIMRWNALVMVARANQAYGELGGHIASYASAADLFEVGFNHFFKARTPDSGGDLVFYQPHSAPGVYARAFLEGRLEEQDLQHYRQEIGARAQGARGLSSYPHPWLMPDFWQFPTGSMGIGPISSIYQARFMRYLDHRGLQDTAGRTVWGVFGDGEMDEPESMSALTLAAREGLDNLVWVVNCNLQRLDGPVRGNGRIIDELEALFGGAGWNVIKLVWGSDWDGLFARDHDGALVKALSDTVDGQFQTFAAKDGRFNRDHFFGQNEALAHLAQGLTDEQIDRLKRGGHDMVKIFSAYHSAVREGSKPTVILAQTKKGFGMGDAGQGKMTVHQQKKLDKDALIAFRNRFNLPLSDEQATSLSFFKPAADSAEMRYLHERRQALGGFLPSRPTTAPSLTVPELDSYAGFAIAADGKEMSTTMAFVRLLSGLLRDKQLGPRIVPIVADEARTFGMASLFKQIGIYSSVGQRYEPEDIGSILSYREALDGQILEEGISEAGAISSWVAAATSYSVHGLPMLPFYIYYSMFGFQRIGDLIWAAADQRARGFLLGATAGRTTLGGEGLQHQDGNSHLMASMVPNCRAYDPAFAGEFAVILDHGMRQMLERQVDEFYYVTLMNENYPQASLPEGAEAAIIKGMYLYARQEVEDARGTVQLLGSGAILLEVIAASELLASDWNIDSEVWSVTSFTELAREAREVERWNRLHPTEPSRRSHVEDSLTVTAPIIACTDYVRALPQLIASYVNAPYSVLGTDGFGRSDTRSQLRRFFEVDRHQIVLSALTSLVQDGKLDAAVCSEAIARYAIDVDALAPWDA; encoded by the coding sequence ATGAACCCGTCCGATCTGCAAGCCCTGTTCCCAGGGCAAACCCCGCAAGACGCCGAGGAACTCATGGAGTGGCGCGAGGCCTTGCAGTCGGTGATCGCCCATGGCGGCGCCGGGCAGGCCAAACAGATCATGGACATGCTGGTGACGCTGGCCAGCACTGCCGAAATCGGCTGGCGGCCGCGCCATGGCACGCCCTACATCAACACCATCAGCGTCGAGCAGCAGCCGGTGTTTCCCGGTGACCTGGCGATGGAAGAACGCCTGGCCTCGATCATGCGCTGGAACGCGCTGGTCATGGTTGCCCGGGCCAATCAGGCGTACGGCGAACTGGGTGGCCATATCGCCAGCTACGCCAGCGCCGCCGATCTGTTCGAGGTGGGCTTCAACCATTTCTTCAAGGCGCGCACCCCCGACAGTGGTGGCGACCTGGTGTTCTACCAGCCGCATTCGGCGCCCGGCGTCTATGCGCGGGCGTTCCTGGAAGGGCGCCTCGAAGAGCAGGACCTGCAACACTACCGGCAGGAAATCGGCGCGCGTGCCCAGGGCGCCCGGGGCCTGTCGAGCTATCCGCACCCGTGGTTGATGCCAGACTTCTGGCAGTTCCCAACCGGTTCCATGGGCATCGGCCCGATCAGTTCGATCTACCAGGCGCGCTTCATGCGTTACCTGGACCATCGTGGCTTGCAGGACACTGCCGGGCGCACCGTCTGGGGCGTGTTCGGCGATGGCGAGATGGATGAACCGGAAAGCATGTCGGCGCTGACCCTGGCGGCGCGTGAAGGCCTGGACAACCTGGTGTGGGTGGTCAACTGCAACCTGCAACGCCTGGACGGCCCGGTGCGCGGCAACGGCCGGATCATCGACGAGCTGGAAGCGCTGTTCGGCGGTGCGGGCTGGAACGTGATCAAGCTGGTGTGGGGTTCCGACTGGGACGGTCTGTTCGCCCGCGATCACGACGGTGCGCTGGTCAAGGCGCTGTCCGATACGGTCGACGGCCAGTTCCAGACCTTCGCCGCCAAGGACGGGCGCTTCAACCGCGATCACTTTTTTGGCCAGAACGAAGCCCTGGCGCACCTGGCCCAGGGCCTGACCGACGAGCAGATCGACCGCCTCAAGCGCGGCGGCCATGACATGGTGAAGATCTTCAGCGCCTATCACAGCGCCGTGCGCGAAGGCAGCAAGCCCACGGTGATCCTGGCGCAGACCAAGAAGGGCTTCGGCATGGGCGATGCCGGGCAGGGCAAGATGACCGTGCACCAGCAGAAGAAACTCGACAAGGACGCGCTGATCGCCTTTCGCAACCGCTTCAACCTGCCATTGAGCGACGAACAGGCCACCTCGCTGAGCTTCTTCAAGCCGGCGGCCGACAGCGCCGAGATGCGGTACCTGCACGAACGTCGCCAGGCCCTGGGCGGCTTCCTGCCGTCGCGGCCCACCACCGCGCCGTCCCTGACGGTGCCGGAGCTCGACAGCTATGCCGGGTTTGCCATCGCCGCCGATGGCAAGGAAATGTCCACCACCATGGCCTTCGTGCGCCTGCTCAGCGGGCTGCTGCGCGACAAGCAACTGGGGCCGCGCATCGTGCCGATCGTCGCCGACGAGGCGCGCACCTTCGGCATGGCCAGTCTGTTCAAGCAGATCGGCATCTACTCCAGCGTCGGCCAGCGTTATGAGCCGGAAGACATCGGCTCGATCCTGAGCTACCGCGAAGCGCTGGACGGGCAGATTCTCGAGGAGGGCATCAGCGAGGCCGGGGCGATCAGCTCCTGGGTGGCCGCCGCGACCAGCTACTCGGTGCACGGCCTGCCGATGCTGCCGTTCTACATCTACTACTCGATGTTCGGCTTCCAGCGCATCGGCGACCTGATCTGGGCGGCGGCCGACCAGCGTGCCCGCGGTTTCCTGCTCGGCGCCACGGCGGGGCGCACCACCCTGGGGGGCGAAGGCTTGCAGCATCAGGACGGCAACAGTCACCTGATGGCGTCGATGGTGCCCAATTGCCGGGCGTACGATCCGGCGTTCGCCGGGGAGTTCGCGGTGATCCTCGATCACGGCATGCGCCAGATGCTCGAACGCCAGGTCGACGAGTTCTATTACGTCACGCTGATGAACGAAAACTACCCGCAGGCGAGCCTGCCGGAAGGGGCCGAGGCGGCGATCATCAAGGGCATGTACCTGTACGCGAGGCAGGAAGTCGAGGATGCCCGCGGCACCGTGCAATTGCTCGGCTCCGGGGCAATCCTGCTGGAGGTGATCGCCGCCTCCGAATTGCTGGCGAGCGACTGGAACATCGACAGCGAAGTGTGGAGCGTCACCAGCTTCACCGAGCTGGCCCGCGAGGCTCGCGAAGTCGAACGCTGGAACCGCCTGCATCCCACTGAACCGTCACGGCGCAGCCATGTCGAGGACTCGCTGACGGTCACGGCGCCGATCATCGCCTGCACCGACTACGTGCGTGCCTTGCCGCAACTGATCGCCAGCTACGTCAATGCGCCTTACAGCGTGCTGGGCACCGATGGTTTTGGCCGCAGCGATACCCGCAGTCAATTGCGCCGTTTCTTCGAGGTGGATCGCCACCAGATCGTGCTCAGCGCGCTGACCTCGCTGGTGCAGGACGGCAAGCTCGACGCCGCCGTGTGTAGCGAGGCGATTGCGCGCTACGCCATTGATGTCGATGCGCTGGCGCCCTGGGACGCTTGA
- a CDS encoding dihydrolipoyllysine-residue acetyltransferase, producing the protein MNNVHEVRVPDIGDARDVGVIEILVKAGDAVLEGQALIIVETDKASMEIPSPQGGVLHSLTVSLDDKVSQGSPIALIECSAASQVAAPEPSAAVAPVVQPAPAEPSAPLIEVKAAPTDLPLASPSVRKFARELGVSLKGIEGSGLRRRITRQDVLAHVKGSLNTQVSETRAQPLGGLLPWPLVDFAQYGPVQTQPLSRIRKLSGANLHRNWVMIPHVTNHDDADITLLEQFRQQVNQEQAGQGVKLTLLALLMKACAAALKAFPEFNASLVGEELVLKGYCHIGFAADTPQGLVVPVIRDVDRKGVLAIAGEMAVLAQKARAGKLSAADMSGGCFSISSLGGIGGTYFTPIINAPEVAILGVGKSRERLALEDGQVVTRHLLPLSLSWDHRVIDGAAAGRFNAFLGSALADYRRLLL; encoded by the coding sequence ATGAACAACGTGCATGAAGTACGAGTGCCCGACATTGGCGATGCCAGGGATGTCGGGGTCATTGAAATCCTGGTCAAGGCCGGCGATGCGGTGCTCGAAGGCCAGGCGCTGATCATTGTCGAGACGGACAAGGCGTCCATGGAGATTCCCTCGCCGCAGGGCGGGGTGCTGCATTCGCTGACGGTCAGTCTGGATGACAAGGTCAGCCAGGGTTCGCCCATTGCCCTGATCGAATGCAGCGCGGCGTCGCAGGTTGCGGCGCCGGAGCCTTCGGCCGCCGTGGCGCCGGTGGTGCAACCGGCACCCGCTGAGCCGTCAGCGCCGCTCATCGAGGTGAAGGCAGCGCCCACGGACTTGCCGCTGGCCTCGCCTTCGGTGCGCAAGTTCGCCCGCGAGCTGGGGGTGTCGCTCAAGGGCATCGAGGGCTCCGGGTTGCGCCGGCGCATCACCCGCCAGGATGTGCTGGCACATGTCAAAGGCAGCCTGAACACCCAGGTGTCTGAAACCCGCGCCCAGCCGCTGGGCGGCCTGCTGCCCTGGCCGCTGGTGGACTTCGCCCAGTACGGCCCGGTGCAGACCCAGCCGCTGTCGCGAATCAGGAAACTCAGCGGCGCCAACCTGCATCGCAACTGGGTGATGATTCCCCACGTGACCAATCATGACGATGCCGATATCACCCTACTGGAGCAGTTTCGCCAGCAGGTCAACCAGGAACAGGCCGGCCAAGGGGTCAAGCTGACCCTGCTGGCGCTGTTGATGAAGGCCTGCGCGGCGGCCTTGAAGGCATTCCCGGAGTTCAATGCCAGCCTGGTGGGCGAAGAACTGGTGTTGAAGGGCTACTGCCACATCGGTTTTGCCGCCGATACGCCCCAGGGGCTGGTGGTGCCGGTGATCCGCGATGTCGACCGCAAGGGCGTGCTGGCGATTGCCGGGGAGATGGCGGTGCTGGCGCAAAAGGCCCGTGCGGGCAAGTTGAGTGCCGCCGATATGAGCGGCGGCTGCTTTTCCATTTCGTCCCTGGGCGGCATCGGCGGGACGTATTTCACGCCGATCATCAACGCCCCCGAAGTGGCCATCCTCGGCGTCGGCAAGAGCCGCGAACGGCTGGCGCTGGAGGACGGGCAGGTGGTCACGCGCCACCTGCTGCCGCTGAGCCTGAGCTGGGACCATCGGGTCATCGACGGTGCCGCAGCCGGGCGCTTCAACGCCTTTCTGGGCAGTGCGCTGGCTGATTACCGGCGCCTGCTGCTGTGA